A genomic stretch from Setaria italica strain Yugu1 chromosome VII, Setaria_italica_v2.0, whole genome shotgun sequence includes:
- the LOC101774936 gene encoding uncharacterized protein LOC101774936 has protein sequence MSGVITKFAVASMVMWMAPVAIVYGFYYQVFPGVSQMSSSAQTLASGFLAVISVNLVIGFYICMAMKETPHQEPQPDPTFLANAKASINQPTSSQVSDDSKGKGKVE, from the exons ATGTCAGGAGTGATCACAAAGTTCGCGGTTGCATCCATGGTGATGTGGATGGCCCCGGTTGCGATCGTGTATGGGTTCTACTACCAGGTGTTTCCAG GTGTGAGTCAGATGTCATCCTCGGCGCAGACACTCGCCAGCGGGTTCCTTGCCGTCATATCAGTCAATCTGGTGATCGGCTTTTACATATGCATGGCAATGAAGGAGACTCCGCACCAGGAGCCGCAGCCAGATCCCACCTTCTTGGCGAATGCTAAAGCGAGTATCAACCAGCCAACATCTTCTCAAGTGAGTGATGATTccaaggggaaggggaaggttGAGTAA
- the LOC101775340 gene encoding zinc transporter 3, with the protein MAAVKHTFKVLSWLLLFAQLAFASTSNCTNATDGTETDKLGAMKLKLIAIASILTAGAAGVLVPVLGRSMAALNPDGDIFFAVKAFAAGVILATGMVHILPAAFDGLTSPCLYKVGRDRNVFPFAGLIAMSAAMATMVIDSLAAGYYRRSHFKKARPIDNLEIHEQPGDEERTGHAQHVHVHTHQTQGHSHGEVDIIGSPEEAAIADTIRHRVVSQVLELGILVHSVIIGVSLGTSVRSSTIRPLVGALSFHQLFEGIGLGGCIVQANFKLRATVMMAIFFSLTAPIGIALGIGISSSYNGHSATAFVVEGVFNSASAGILIYMSLVDLLATDFNNPKLQTNTKLQLMTYLALFLGAGMMSMLAIWA; encoded by the exons ATGGCTGCTGTGAAGCATACCTTCAAAGTGCTTTCATGGCTCCTGCTCTTTGCACAACTGGCTTTTGCCAGCACCTCCAACTGCACAAATGCCACAGATGGGACGGAGACTGACAAACTGGGTGCAATGAAGCTGAAGCTGATCGCAATTGCATCCATCCTCACAGCTGGAGCAGCAGGCGTGCTGGTGCCGGTGCTTGGGCGCTCCATGGCTGCGCTAAACCCTGATGGTGACATCTTTTTTGCGGTCAAGGCATTTGCGGCTGGGGTCATACTTGCCACTGGCATGGTCCACATTCTGCCAGCAGCATTTGATGGGCTGACATCCCCATGCCTCTACAAAGTTGGCAGAGATCGGAATGTTTTCCCCTTCGCGGGCCTCATTGCAATGTCAGCTGCAATGGCCACGATGGTGATAGACTCACTGGCTGCTGGGTACTACCGCCGGTCTCACTTCAAGAAGGCACGACCAATTGACAACCTAGAGATACATGAGCAACCTGGAGACGAGGAGAGGACTGGGCATGCACAACATGTGCATGTTCACACCCATCAAACACAAGGGCATTCGCATGGAGAGGTGGATATCATTGGTTCACCTGAGGAGGCTGCAATAGCTGACACAATCCGGCACAGGGTGGTATCCCAG GTCCTTGAGCTCGGAATTTTGGTGCATTCTGTGATCATTGGAGTGTCCTTAGGTACATCTGTGAGGTCATCCACCATCAGGCCTCTTGTTGGTGCCCTTAGCTTTCATCAACTCTTTGAAGGCATAGGCTTGGGTGGTTGCATTGTGCAG GCAAATTTCAAGTTAAGGGCAACCGTCATGATGGCAATTTTTTTCTCCCTAACTGCACCCATAGGTATTGCATTAGGGATTGGCATATCATCTAGCTACAATGGCCATAGCGCTACTGCCTTCGTTGTTGAAGGAGTTTTCAACTCAGCCTCAGCAGGAATTTTGATTTACATGTCATTAGTTGATCTTCTGGCCACAGATTTCAACAACCCGAAACTACAGACAAATACAAAGCTTCAGCTGATGACATATCTTGCACTTTTCTTAGGTGCAGGAATGATGTCTATGCTTGCCATATGGGCATAG
- the LOC101775748 gene encoding polygalacturonase QRT3, with the protein MEPARRGGRGAMLPLLGALLLALAAGVSAWPHDGAVGHGAVGFASGAGGERRYRDLAQRRMESVRSSFGATRRDLATASAGARVYHVTDYGADPTGAADATDAINKAIADAFRAPSNATMTGGIPDLGGAEVHLDGGTYLVKAPLTLPASGGGNFRIHGGSLRASDDFPTDRYLIELSAKGSSRSYDYEYATLRDLMLDCNYRGGGVSLVNSLRVGIDNLYVVHFNSDGVAVSGGHETMIRNSFLGQHMTAGSDPGERRFTGTGIRLDGNDNSVTDVVIFSAATGIMVTRPANSISGVHCYNKATGFGGMGIYFKSPGLTQAWISNCYMDYTSIVAEDPVLLHVSGSFFLGDANVVLKAVNGVARGVQVVGNIFSGRDKGVDIVQLDGKFATVDQVYVQQNSATGMAVKSTAARGSAEGNGSSWTVDFADVLLFPDRIGHVQYSLVAGNEFPGHTLRNVSGNQVVVATDKAVSATVHVLVDQNTN; encoded by the exons ATGGAGCCTGCGAggcggggaggaagaggagccaTGCTGCCGCTCCTCGGCGCTCTGCTTCTTGCATTGGCCGCCGGTGTGAGCGCGTGGCCTCACGACGGCGCCGTCGGCCATGGCGCCGTTGGCTTTGCCTCCGGGGCCGGCGGGGAGCGGCGGTACAGGGATCTCGCGCAGCGGAGGATGGAGAGCGTCAGATCTTCCTTCGGGGCGACGAGGAGAGATTTGGCAACG GCCtcggcgggcgcgcgggtgTACCACGTGACGGACTACGGGGCGGACCCCACGGGCGCCGCCGACGCGACGGACGCGATCAACAAGGCCATCGCCGACGCGTTCCGGGCGCCGTCCAACGCCACCATGACCGGCGGCATCCCGGacctcggcggcgcggaggtgcACCTCGACGGCGGCACGTACCTCGTCAAGGCGCCCCTCACGCTGccggcctccggcggcggcaactTCCGGATCCACGGCGGGTCGCTGCGGGCCTCCGACGACTTCCCGACGGACCGCTACCTGATCGAGCTCTCCGCCAAGGGCAGCTCCCGGAGCTACGACTACGAGTACGCCACGCTGCGCGACCTGATGCTGGACTGCAACTACCGCGGTGGTGGCGTGTCGTTGGTGAACTCGCTCCGCGTCGGCATCGACAACCTCTACGTCGTCCACTTCAACTCCGACGGCGTCGCGGTGAGCGGCGGCCACGAGACGATGATCCGGAACAGCTTCCTGGGCCAGCACATGACGGCCGGGAGCGACCCCGGGGAGCGGCGGTTCACGGGCACGGGCATCCGGCTCGACGGCAACGACAACTCCGTCACCGACGTCGTCATCTTCTCCGCGGCGACGGGGATCATGGTGACCCGGCCAGCCAACTCCATCTCTGGCGTGCACTGCTACAACAAGGCCACCGGGTTCGGCGGCATGGGGATCTACTTCAAGAGCCCCGGGCTGACGCAGGCGTGGATCAGCAACTGCTACATGGACTACACCAGCATCGTGGCCGAGGACCCCGTGCTGCTCCACGTGTCGGGCTCCTTCTTCCTCGGCGACGCCAACGTCGTGCTCAAGGCCGTCAACGGCGTCGCCAGGGGCGTCCAGGTTGTCGGCAACATCTTCAGCGGCCGGGACAAGGGCGTCGACATCGTCCAGCTGGACGGCAAGTTCGCCACGGTGGATCAAGTGTACGTGCAGCAGAACTcggcgacggggatggcggTGAAAtccacggcggcgcgcgggtcGGCGGAGGGGAACGGGAGCTCGTGGACGGTGGACTTCGCGGACGTGCTGCTGTTCCCGGACCGTATCGGCCACGTGCAGTACTCGCTCGTCGCCGGCAACGAGTTCCCGGGGCACACGCTCCGGAACGTCTCCGGCAACCAGGTCGTCGTCGCCACGGACAAGGCCGTCTCGGCCACCGTCCACGTGCTCGTCGACCAGAACACCAACTGA